In Elusimicrobiota bacterium, one genomic interval encodes:
- a CDS encoding glycosyltransferase family 39 protein, giving the protein MKFQKIMKYILIGAAVLFYLFAGISKSGLFDDDEAYYSEVAREMLETGNYAVPHFNYLPFLHKPALYYWFVSLSYKVFGINEFAARLPSVIFILTLLVIIYYFVSRLFNRTTAIMAGVILIANIEMMVISKAATMDALLMLLISASLFCYLEAYFSENKRYYIGVYIFSALAVLTKGPSGLIIPGLVIFLFLAFSRQLSKYKEMDLLKGAIIFLVISLPWYVLVTVLTKGDFAKDFFLYHNIARFSSSFEGHSGNLFYYAVVILFGFYPWSSFLPSSIFRSIKRDKKLFFILLWAAVPFVFFTLARTKLPNYIVPSFVPISILTANWWNEYKNNDKNFKIDINISLVILFIVALIFCVVFGLNEQLINMAKSNFDNPFLMHDISFGIAPVILSIFLILLILSSYFCFKYGLKTCSFVAIALIMFCFNFVMVEYVMPKGWFYVQGGLYELSNYVKNTRDDSVVVYALQQPSIVFYSQRKIKFISPEEDALFGFIIENHKIDGRKVYVITKKSLVDRLFPYGLSVVNNTGGYSLLSN; this is encoded by the coding sequence ATGAAATTTCAAAAAATAATGAAGTACATTCTGATCGGAGCCGCTGTATTATTTTATCTTTTTGCGGGTATAAGCAAAAGCGGTTTATTTGATGATGATGAAGCATATTATTCCGAAGTAGCCCGGGAAATGCTTGAAACAGGCAATTATGCGGTGCCTCATTTTAATTATCTGCCTTTTTTACATAAACCTGCGTTATATTACTGGTTTGTAAGCCTGAGTTATAAAGTATTCGGTATAAACGAATTCGCGGCAAGACTGCCGAGCGTGATTTTCATTTTAACCCTGCTGGTAATTATTTATTATTTTGTTTCAAGGTTATTTAACAGGACGACTGCAATAATGGCTGGTGTTATATTGATTGCAAATATTGAAATGATGGTTATATCAAAAGCTGCGACTATGGACGCTTTATTAATGCTTTTAATATCAGCAAGTTTGTTCTGCTATCTTGAAGCGTATTTTTCTGAAAATAAACGTTATTATATTGGTGTATACATTTTTAGCGCCCTGGCTGTGCTGACAAAAGGGCCCTCGGGATTAATTATCCCCGGACTTGTTATTTTTCTTTTTCTGGCATTTTCCAGGCAATTATCAAAATACAAAGAGATGGATTTGCTTAAAGGCGCAATTATTTTTCTGGTTATAAGCCTCCCCTGGTACGTACTTGTTACCGTGCTTACAAAGGGAGATTTTGCAAAAGATTTCTTTTTGTATCACAATATTGCAAGGTTTTCATCTTCTTTTGAAGGGCATTCGGGAAATTTATTTTATTACGCCGTGGTAATTCTTTTTGGATTTTATCCCTGGTCTTCTTTTTTACCGTCGAGTATTTTCAGGTCGATTAAAAGAGACAAAAAACTCTTTTTTATCCTTCTCTGGGCCGCAGTGCCTTTTGTATTTTTTACGTTAGCGCGAACAAAATTGCCGAATTACATCGTCCCTTCGTTTGTTCCGATAAGCATTTTGACAGCTAATTGGTGGAACGAATATAAAAATAACGACAAAAATTTTAAAATTGATATAAACATATCGCTGGTTATTCTATTTATTGTTGCTTTGATTTTTTGTGTTGTTTTTGGATTGAACGAGCAATTAATAAACATGGCAAAATCGAACTTTGATAACCCTTTTTTAATGCATGATATATCTTTTGGCATAGCCCCTGTTATTTTGTCGATTTTTTTGATATTATTGATATTATCATCCTACTTTTGTTTTAAATACGGTTTAAAGACTTGTTCATTTGTCGCTATAGCCCTGATAATGTTTTGTTTTAATTTTGTTATGGTTGAGTATGTAATGCCAAAGGGATGGTTTTATGTTCAGGGAGGGTTGTATGAGCTCTCCAATTATGTAAAAAATACCAGGGATGATTCAGTTGTTGTATATGCGCTGCAGCAGCCAAGTATTGTTTTTTATTCACAACGCAAAATAAAGTTTATTTCGCCCGAAGAAGATGCGCTGTTCGGGTTTATTATTGAAAACCATAAAATAGACGGCAGGAAAGTTTATGTTATCACGAAGAAGTCGCTTGTTGACAGACTTTTTCCTTACGGATTATCGGTGGTTAATAATACGGGGGGGTATTCACTTTTAAGTAACTAA
- a CDS encoding phosphatase PAP2 family protein: MLKKIIPAIILTVLFSAPELFCEARWEKFKSSFNHFDDRAVILINHSTNSDVCDAFMIVMTMMGDGIGIIPIMGIILYFYDRKHFKFNFIFFITLLLIGGVVVQILKYLFNRPRPLQRISDIKLLSDPLKEHGFPSGHTMAIFAAAAYLSKKIKKYAWLFLLVAVTVGISRIYVGVHFLSDVICGAVIGVCITEFFCWVFKIESDKKQAAITS, encoded by the coding sequence ATGCTAAAAAAAATTATTCCCGCAATTATTCTTACTGTTTTGTTTTCTGCCCCAGAACTATTTTGTGAAGCAAGGTGGGAAAAATTCAAATCTTCGTTCAATCATTTTGACGACAGGGCCGTTATTCTTATAAATCATTCAACAAATTCGGATGTTTGCGACGCATTTATGATAGTTATGACCATGATGGGTGACGGAATCGGTATTATTCCTATTATGGGCATAATTCTGTACTTTTATGACAGGAAACATTTTAAATTCAATTTTATTTTTTTTATTACCCTGCTTTTAATAGGGGGAGTTGTTGTTCAAATATTAAAATATCTTTTTAACAGGCCCAGGCCTCTCCAGCGAATAAGCGATATAAAATTACTTTCCGACCCTCTTAAAGAGCACGGTTTTCCTTCCGGCCACACTATGGCCATTTTTGCGGCTGCCGCGTATTTAAGCAAGAAAATAAAAAAATATGCCTGGTTATTTTTGCTTGTTGCTGTAACGGTCGGAATAAGCAGGATTTATGTAGGGGTGCATTTTTTAAGCGACGTGATATGCGGTGCGGTAATAGGCGTTTGTATAACGGAATTTTTTTGCTGGGTATTTAAAATCGAAAGCGATAAAAAACAAGCAGCTATTACAAGCTGA
- a CDS encoding tetratricopeptide repeat protein yields the protein MFKKLFFLIFIIVGLFYGLRYLNSSGKLSEYLDSHPKWEWVPGFYYYIGQNQVVFSNWDSAIYRFEKVVKQYPNTKWAPMAQFSLARVYDDTEQKRKAIEEYQKLIDIYPDSVDCNFAEKRIGLLKG from the coding sequence ATGTTTAAAAAACTGTTTTTTTTAATATTTATCATTGTAGGCTTGTTTTATGGACTGAGATATTTAAACTCTTCAGGAAAATTGAGCGAGTATTTAGATTCTCACCCGAAGTGGGAATGGGTTCCAGGTTTTTATTATTATATCGGCCAGAACCAGGTAGTTTTTTCCAATTGGGATAGCGCAATATACAGATTCGAAAAAGTCGTAAAGCAATATCCTAACACAAAATGGGCGCCTATGGCTCAGTTTTCCCTGGCAAGGGTCTACGATGATACTGAACAAAAAAGAAAAGCTATTGAAGAATACCAGAAACTTATTGACATATACCCTGATTCGGTTGATTGCAACTTTGCAGAAAAACGCATTGGTCTGCTTAAAGGATAG
- the dprA gene encoding DNA-processing protein DprA produces the protein MLNMLPEISVMRANKLISYYNSASRIFTSNIEEISAAGELNESLAVKILTSVDKIDVDKEIKKADELGLEILIPENDSYPQHLKTLQDFPVVLYAKGKFDKNDIYSVAIVGTREPTDYGKKVTQKLSKEFANLGVTVVSGLARGIDTVAHTQSLNSGGRTIAVLGNGMNFHYPPENQILEDKISKCGAVISEFPLDTSPDRFNFPKRNRLIAALSLGTIVIEGSDKSGTLITAKFAAEQGKDVFAVPGDVFSKYSYAPHFLLKQGARLIDKAEDVIEEISDLNDWLIRRLKIQEEQRKQQEDLPALMNKTEEKIIKILSSCIDGVNIDKLQKQICCGFGELSQSLLSLELRKKVKSLPGKVYIKI, from the coding sequence TTGCTGAACATGCTGCCTGAGATAAGCGTTATGCGTGCGAATAAACTTATTTCATATTATAATTCTGCTTCAAGAATATTCACAAGCAATATTGAGGAAATATCGGCTGCCGGCGAGCTGAATGAAAGTTTGGCTGTCAAAATCCTTACAAGCGTAGATAAAATAGATGTGGACAAAGAAATAAAAAAAGCTGATGAATTGGGCCTGGAAATATTAATTCCTGAAAACGATTCTTACCCGCAGCATCTGAAAACCCTGCAGGATTTCCCTGTAGTTTTATACGCTAAAGGAAAATTTGACAAAAACGACATTTATTCTGTTGCAATAGTAGGGACCAGAGAGCCGACAGATTACGGTAAAAAAGTAACTCAAAAACTTTCTAAAGAATTTGCAAATCTAGGTGTTACAGTTGTAAGCGGCCTGGCGCGCGGCATCGATACTGTGGCGCATACTCAGTCCTTGAATTCAGGAGGCCGGACTATCGCAGTACTTGGAAATGGAATGAATTTTCATTACCCTCCGGAGAATCAAATATTGGAAGATAAAATAAGCAAATGCGGTGCAGTTATAAGCGAATTTCCTTTAGACACTTCGCCGGACAGGTTTAATTTTCCAAAAAGAAACAGGCTTATTGCCGCGCTTTCATTAGGTACGATAGTTATTGAAGGCAGTGATAAAAGCGGCACCCTAATAACAGCAAAATTTGCGGCCGAACAAGGGAAGGATGTCTTCGCAGTCCCAGGAGATGTATTTTCCAAATATAGTTATGCGCCGCATTTTCTTCTTAAACAGGGTGCAAGGCTTATTGATAAAGCTGAAGATGTTATTGAAGAAATATCCGACTTAAATGATTGGCTTATACGAAGGCTGAAAATACAGGAAGAGCAAAGAAAACAACAGGAAGACCTTCCGGCTTTAATGAATAAGACGGAAGAAAAAATTATTAAGATACTTAGCAGCTGCATAGATGGTGTTAATATCGACAAACTTCAAAAACAAATTTGCTGCGGCTTTGGCGAACTTTCGCAATCTTTGCTGTCGCTTGAACTGAGGAAAAAGGTCAAATCTCTCCCGGGAAAGGTATATATAAAAATATGA